In Capsicum annuum cultivar UCD-10X-F1 chromosome 7, UCD10Xv1.1, whole genome shotgun sequence, one genomic interval encodes:
- the LOC107877442 gene encoding auxin-responsive protein SAUR71, producing MKKLIRRLSRVADSSSNYNYSLLRSESRSSSRPRRLQSFRTGKLRSGAGVPEGHLPVYVGDEMERFIVSAELLNHPIFVELLNKSAQEYGYEQTGVLRIPCHVLIFERVLEALRLGDDLQDLFSSISDDLL from the coding sequence atgaagaaactCATTCGACGTTTATCGCGTGTTGCTGATTCCTCCTCTAACTATAACTACTCCTTGCTCCGTTCCGAGTCCCGCTCCTCCTCTCGCCCTCGTCGGCTCCAATCATTCCGTACCGGAAAACTCAGATCCGGCGCCGGAGTTCCTGAAGGACATCTCCCTGTTTACGTCGGAGATGAGATGGAGAGGTTTATCGTCAGTGCTGAGCTGCTCAACCATCCGATCTTCGTTGAGCTACTTAATAAGTCTGCTCAGGAGTACGGTTACGAACAAACAGGTGTTCTTCGTATCCCTTGTCATGTTCTCATCTTTGAAAGAGTACTTGAAGCTCTAAGGCTCGGCGATGACCTACAGGATCTTTTCAGTTCTATCTCCGATGACTTGCTTTAG